A portion of the Sandaracinobacteroides saxicola genome contains these proteins:
- a CDS encoding LptA/OstA family protein, translated as MMRLVMMLCAMAAMPLSAQGTSALRGHDSSAPIDVDAQRIEVLDAANQAIFTGKVRVRQAKMTLDANRIKVSYTRPANGDPVIRRLDADGAVRLVTPSEQATGRFGIYDVENRLVTLVGDVTLAQGASNLRGNRLSIDLRSGRSTMDGQGGRVTGRFTVAPRKTN; from the coding sequence ATGATGAGACTGGTGATGATGCTGTGTGCCATGGCGGCGATGCCGCTGTCCGCGCAGGGGACATCGGCGTTGCGTGGTCATGACAGCAGCGCGCCGATCGATGTCGATGCGCAGCGGATCGAGGTGCTGGATGCCGCCAACCAGGCGATCTTCACCGGCAAGGTACGCGTGCGGCAGGCAAAGATGACGCTGGACGCCAACCGCATCAAGGTCAGCTATACCCGGCCCGCGAACGGCGATCCGGTCATCCGCCGGCTCGATGCCGATGGTGCGGTGCGGCTGGTGACGCCCAGCGAACAGGCGACCGGCAGGTTTGGGATTTACGACGTGGAAAATCGGCTGGTCACACTTGTGGGGGACGTCACGCTGGCGCAGGGGGCGTCGAACCTGCGCGGCAACCGTCTGTCGATCGACCTGCGGTCCGGACGTTCGACGATGGACGGGCAGGGTGGCCGCGTGACCGGTCGCTTTACCGTGGCGCCGCGCAAGACGAACTGA
- the lptC gene encoding LPS export ABC transporter periplasmic protein LptC: MTELAAAQRNRRRVAAMPGGTRDRMVAVAKLGFPLAAIFVLGLLLALPLFNAQEFSFLLSKDSAGQANERMRIEQAMYRGETSDGKPFEISAADAVQKTSDTPVVMLKTLRARVQDNEGPATVTAPAGLYDMDSDVVEVSGPVKLDSASGFALDSDTVQVNLRGRTVTTKKPVTGRLPMGTFAANSLYADIQGKRVVLEGNARLRIIPARGRGAA, from the coding sequence ATGACGGAGCTTGCGGCCGCGCAACGGAACCGGCGCCGCGTCGCGGCGATGCCCGGCGGCACGCGCGACCGGATGGTTGCCGTCGCCAAGCTGGGCTTCCCGCTGGCGGCCATCTTCGTCTTGGGCCTGCTGCTGGCGCTGCCGCTGTTCAACGCGCAGGAGTTCAGTTTCCTGCTGTCGAAGGACAGCGCGGGGCAGGCGAACGAACGCATGCGGATCGAACAGGCGATGTATCGCGGCGAAACCAGCGACGGCAAACCGTTCGAGATCAGCGCGGCCGACGCGGTGCAAAAGACCAGCGATACGCCGGTGGTGATGCTGAAGACGTTGCGTGCGCGGGTGCAGGACAACGAAGGGCCGGCGACGGTGACGGCGCCGGCGGGGCTCTATGACATGGACAGCGATGTCGTGGAGGTCAGCGGCCCGGTGAAGCTGGACAGTGCAAGCGGTTTCGCGCTCGACAGCGACACGGTACAGGTCAATCTGCGTGGGCGGACGGTCACCACGAAAAAGCCCGTCACCGGTCGCCTGCCGATGGGCACTTTCGCGGCGAACAGCCTGTACGCCGACATCCAGGGCAAACGAGTCGTGCTGGAGGGCAATGCCCGCTTGCGGATCATCCCGGCGCGCGGCAGGGGAGCGGCATGA
- a CDS encoding ribonuclease D, whose protein sequence is MTIHLHEGDLPADIFAPGAALAVDTETLGLNPLRDRLCLLQIADGRGDEHLVRFPAGYDAPNLQAVLADPARLKLYHFARFDVAVIAHYLHVTAAPLFCTKVASRLVRTYTDRHGLKDLVRELLAVDISKAQQSSDWAAETLSEAQKDYAASDVRYLHRMHAILVERLARDGRTEVAQAMFDFLPWRARLDLMGWPDTDLFAHA, encoded by the coding sequence ATGACGATCCATCTGCATGAGGGTGATCTGCCCGCCGATATCTTCGCCCCGGGCGCCGCGCTGGCTGTCGATACCGAAACATTGGGGTTGAACCCGCTGCGCGACCGCCTGTGCCTGTTGCAGATTGCCGATGGGCGCGGGGATGAGCATCTGGTGCGCTTTCCGGCAGGCTATGACGCCCCCAACCTGCAGGCGGTGCTGGCCGATCCAGCGCGGTTGAAGCTATATCATTTCGCGCGTTTCGATGTGGCGGTGATCGCCCATTATCTGCATGTGACCGCGGCACCGCTGTTCTGCACCAAGGTGGCGAGCAGGCTGGTGCGCACCTATACCGACCGCCACGGATTGAAGGATCTTGTCCGCGAACTGCTGGCGGTTGATATCAGCAAGGCACAACAAAGCTCTGATTGGGCAGCAGAAACGCTGAGCGAAGCGCAGAAGGACTACGCCGCCTCCGATGTCCGCTACCTGCACCGCATGCACGCCATTCTGGTTGAGCGGCTGGCGCGCGACGGCCGTACCGAGGTGGCACAGGCAATGTTCGATTTCCTGCCCTGGCGCGCCAGGCTCGACCTGATGGGCTGGCCGGATACCGACCTGTTCGCGCACGCCTGA